The Desulfovibrio sp. Fe33 genome includes a window with the following:
- a CDS encoding P-II family nitrogen regulator, giving the protein MKEVIAVVRMNMMNQTKAALTEAGVDAFFAHAAEGRGKGFVNAAVVQGVESGYEEAAEVLGEKGKLYPKRMVTVVVPDDMVEDVVEAVMAVNRTGKPGDGKIFVLPVGDAVRVRTAETGAKAIA; this is encoded by the coding sequence ATGAAGGAAGTCATCGCAGTCGTGCGCATGAACATGATGAACCAGACCAAGGCTGCCCTGACCGAAGCCGGTGTCGATGCCTTCTTCGCGCACGCGGCGGAAGGCCGGGGCAAGGGGTTCGTCAACGCTGCCGTCGTCCAGGGCGTTGAGAGCGGCTACGAGGAAGCCGCCGAAGTGCTCGGCGAGAAAGGCAAGCTGTATCCCAAGCGCATGGTCACGGTCGTGGTCCCGGACGACATGGTTGAAGACGTGGTCGAGGCCGTCATGGCCGTCAACCGGACGGGCAAGCCCGGCGACGGAAAGATATTCGTCCTCCCCGTGGGCGACGCGGTCCGCGTAAGAACCGCTGAAACCGGTGCAAAGGCCATAGCCTAG
- the nifD gene encoding nitrogenase molybdenum-iron protein alpha chain: protein MAKTKKVVQLMPTDIKEELLKKYPPKVARKRAQQIMINEATESEAPPEILANVRTIPGIITMRGCTYAGCKGVIMGPTRDILNITHGPIGCGFYSWLTRRNQTDAGTDGDNYMPYCFSTDMQDQDIIFGGEKKLAAAIQEAYDTFHPKGICIFATCPVGLIGDDIHAVAKKMKEKLGDCNVFAFSCEGYKGVSQSAGHHIANNQVFTHLVGENAEPKEGRYKINLLGEYNIGGDGFEIDRILKKCGITNISTFSGNSTYDQFASAQHADLDCVMCHRSINYVADMLETKYGIPWIKVNFIGAKSTAKSLRKIAEYFGDQELIDRVEQVIAEEMPAVEAAAAKVLPHTEGKTAMLFVGGSRAHHYQDLFAEMGMKTLSAGYEFAHRDDYEGRHVLPGLKVDADSRNIEEIEVEADEKLYSPRKSPDEFKVLEEAGFEFKHYEGMNAQMDKGTLIIDDLNQYEADKLVELLKPDIFCAGIKEKFSIQKLGVPMKQLHSYDSGGPYAGFKGAINFYNEIDRLVTSKVWSYLKAPWQESPELTATFVWE from the coding sequence ATGGCCAAGACGAAGAAAGTGGTGCAGCTCATGCCCACCGACATCAAGGAAGAGCTTCTGAAGAAGTACCCTCCCAAGGTGGCCCGGAAGCGCGCACAGCAGATAATGATAAACGAGGCCACGGAGTCCGAGGCGCCGCCCGAGATCCTGGCGAACGTCCGCACCATCCCGGGCATCATCACCATGCGTGGGTGCACCTACGCGGGCTGCAAGGGCGTCATCATGGGCCCGACCCGCGACATCCTGAACATCACCCACGGCCCCATCGGCTGCGGGTTCTACTCCTGGCTCACCCGCCGCAACCAGACCGATGCCGGTACGGACGGCGACAACTACATGCCCTACTGTTTCTCTACGGACATGCAGGACCAGGACATCATCTTCGGCGGCGAGAAGAAGCTCGCGGCCGCCATCCAGGAGGCCTACGACACCTTCCATCCCAAGGGGATATGCATCTTTGCCACCTGTCCCGTCGGCCTCATCGGCGACGACATCCACGCGGTGGCCAAGAAAATGAAGGAGAAGCTGGGCGACTGCAACGTCTTCGCCTTTTCCTGCGAAGGCTACAAGGGCGTGTCCCAGTCCGCAGGCCACCACATCGCCAACAACCAGGTCTTCACCCACCTTGTCGGCGAGAACGCGGAGCCCAAGGAAGGGCGGTACAAGATCAACCTTCTCGGCGAGTACAACATCGGCGGCGACGGGTTCGAGATCGACCGCATCCTGAAGAAGTGCGGCATCACCAACATATCCACCTTCTCCGGCAACTCGACCTACGACCAGTTCGCCTCGGCGCAGCACGCCGACCTGGACTGCGTCATGTGCCACCGCTCCATCAACTACGTGGCCGACATGCTTGAGACCAAGTACGGCATACCCTGGATCAAGGTGAACTTCATCGGCGCCAAGTCCACGGCCAAGTCCCTGCGCAAGATCGCCGAGTATTTCGGCGACCAGGAACTCATCGACCGCGTCGAGCAGGTCATCGCCGAGGAAATGCCTGCTGTCGAGGCCGCGGCCGCGAAGGTCCTTCCGCACACCGAGGGCAAGACCGCCATGTTGTTCGTCGGCGGCTCCCGCGCCCACCACTACCAGGATCTGTTCGCCGAGATGGGCATGAAGACTCTGTCCGCCGGTTACGAGTTCGCGCACCGCGACGACTACGAAGGCCGCCATGTCCTTCCGGGCCTCAAGGTCGACGCCGACTCCCGCAATATCGAGGAGATCGAAGTCGAAGCGGACGAGAAGCTCTACAGCCCGCGCAAGTCGCCCGATGAGTTCAAGGTCCTGGAAGAGGCCGGTTTCGAGTTCAAGCACTATGAGGGCATGAACGCCCAGATGGACAAGGGCACCCTCATTATCGACGACCTCAACCAGTACGAGGCAGACAAGCTGGTCGAACTGCTCAAGCCCGATATCTTCTGCGCGGGCATCAAGGAGAAGTTCTCCATCCAGAAGCTCGGCGTGCCCATGAAGCAGTTGCACAGCTACGACTCCGGCGGCCCCTATGCGGGATTCAAGGGCGCGATCAACTTCTACAATGAAATAGATCGGCTCGTGACCTCCAAGGTGTGGTCCTACCTGAAGGCCCCCTGGCAGGAATCCCCCGAACTGACCGCCACCTTTGTTTGGGAATAG
- the nifK gene encoding nitrogenase molybdenum-iron protein subunit beta, with translation MVLLRHTPVEIKERKALTVNPAKTCQPIGAMYAALGIHGCLPHSHGSQGCCAYHRSALTRHYKEPISAATSSFTEGASVFGGQANLLQAINNIFTVYEPEVIAVHTTCLSETIGDDLNQIFDKAEKTGKIPEGKTCIGAPTPSYVGSHVTGFSNMVKAMAKLAEPSGRKTHKVNVIPGWVEPADMAEIKRLCAMVGVDVTLFPDTDGVLNAPLTGEYKMFPDGGVTVAQLKKTGDAIGTLALGEWCSADAARWLDAKCKVPCTVLDMPFGLAATDRFIDVLRTVAGVSVPESVAYERGQLVDMISDMHQYFYGKRVAIWGDPDQLISMCEFLVSLDMQPVYVVTGTPGKKFEARIKEICADQPFEVKVKAKGDMFLMHQWIKNEPVDLLIGNTYGKYIARDEDIPLLRWGFPILDRQGHQYFPTVGYKGGLRLLEKILTLLLDRKDRDDPETTFELVL, from the coding sequence ATGGTTTTACTGAGACATACACCCGTAGAGATCAAGGAGCGCAAGGCGCTCACCGTCAATCCGGCCAAGACGTGCCAGCCCATCGGAGCCATGTACGCGGCCCTGGGCATCCACGGATGCCTCCCGCATTCGCACGGTTCGCAGGGCTGCTGCGCCTATCACCGCTCGGCCTTGACCCGGCATTACAAGGAGCCCATCTCCGCGGCCACCTCGTCCTTTACCGAAGGCGCGTCCGTGTTCGGCGGCCAGGCCAACCTGTTGCAGGCCATCAACAACATCTTCACGGTCTACGAGCCTGAAGTGATCGCCGTGCACACCACCTGCCTGTCCGAAACCATCGGCGACGATCTGAACCAGATCTTCGACAAGGCGGAGAAGACCGGGAAGATTCCGGAGGGCAAGACCTGCATCGGCGCGCCCACCCCGAGCTACGTGGGTTCCCATGTGACCGGCTTCTCCAACATGGTCAAGGCCATGGCCAAGCTGGCCGAGCCGTCCGGCAGGAAAACCCACAAGGTCAACGTCATCCCCGGCTGGGTCGAACCCGCCGACATGGCAGAAATCAAGAGGTTGTGCGCCATGGTCGGCGTGGACGTCACCCTGTTCCCGGACACCGACGGCGTGCTCAACGCCCCCCTGACCGGCGAATACAAGATGTTCCCGGACGGCGGCGTGACCGTCGCGCAGTTGAAGAAGACCGGCGACGCCATCGGCACCCTGGCTCTCGGCGAGTGGTGTTCCGCGGACGCGGCGCGTTGGCTCGACGCCAAGTGCAAGGTTCCCTGCACCGTGCTGGACATGCCCTTCGGACTGGCGGCCACCGACCGCTTCATCGACGTGCTGCGCACCGTGGCGGGTGTGTCCGTGCCCGAATCCGTGGCCTACGAGCGCGGCCAGCTCGTGGATATGATTTCCGACATGCACCAGTACTTCTACGGCAAGCGCGTGGCCATCTGGGGCGATCCCGACCAGCTCATCTCCATGTGCGAGTTCCTGGTCTCCCTGGACATGCAGCCCGTCTACGTCGTCACCGGCACCCCGGGCAAGAAGTTCGAGGCCCGCATCAAGGAAATCTGCGCGGACCAGCCTTTCGAGGTCAAGGTCAAGGCCAAGGGCGACATGTTCCTCATGCACCAGTGGATCAAGAATGAGCCGGTCGACCTGCTCATCGGCAATACCTACGGCAAGTACATCGCCCGCGACGAGGACATCCCGCTGCTGCGCTGGGGCTTCCCCATCCTGGACCGCCAGGGGCACCAGTACTTTCCCACCGTCGGCTACAAGGGCGGGCTCAGGCTCCTTGAAAAGATCCTGACCCTGCTGCTGGATCGCAAGGACCGAGACGATCCGGAGACGACCTTCGAGCTCGTCCTGTAG
- a CDS encoding radical SAM protein — MSKSNAEEYVFHPCFGMAARKTVGRLHLPVAPRSNARIRFAGGNGPAQVMMPEEALARLDRIMDEGGRIVVVGITGPGDPLAVPEPALRTLRLVREKYPAMALCLTTLGLNGAECARELADMGVSHVTVLVDAVDAEVAEKLYAWIRPSTRTVPLKEAARLLVEGQARTVSAFKEAGLTVKINTTVYPGCNAGHVEKIASVMAGLGADIMALVPFTPEEGAADAPPAAGDELLAEVRERAARHIEIMPAFSECGADLVGLDAPDAREPVLPKPSKERPNVAVVSSTGMDVDLHLGHAVKAMVYGPRGDGLACLLGVRDLPEPGSGNGRWESLADILSDCFVLLAASAGENPRRVLSAKGLSVLVTDGEIEGTVDALFGGGEKGKKNKRQ, encoded by the coding sequence ATGTCAAAGAGCAACGCCGAAGAATACGTTTTCCATCCCTGTTTCGGCATGGCCGCGCGCAAGACCGTGGGCCGTCTGCATCTGCCCGTGGCTCCGCGCAGCAACGCCCGCATCCGCTTTGCGGGCGGCAACGGCCCCGCGCAGGTCATGATGCCCGAGGAGGCACTGGCCCGCCTCGACCGCATCATGGATGAGGGCGGACGGATAGTCGTGGTCGGCATCACCGGCCCCGGCGATCCTCTGGCCGTTCCCGAACCCGCTTTGCGCACCCTGCGTCTGGTCCGGGAAAAGTATCCGGCCATGGCCCTTTGCCTGACCACGCTGGGCCTGAACGGGGCCGAATGCGCCCGGGAGTTGGCGGATATGGGCGTGTCCCATGTCACCGTGCTCGTGGACGCCGTGGACGCCGAAGTGGCCGAAAAGCTCTACGCCTGGATTCGTCCGTCCACGCGGACCGTGCCGCTGAAGGAGGCCGCCCGGCTGCTGGTCGAGGGCCAGGCCCGGACCGTGTCCGCCTTCAAGGAGGCCGGGCTGACCGTGAAGATCAACACCACCGTCTATCCCGGCTGCAACGCCGGTCACGTGGAGAAGATCGCCTCGGTCATGGCCGGTCTGGGCGCGGATATCATGGCCCTGGTCCCGTTCACCCCTGAAGAGGGCGCGGCGGACGCGCCTCCGGCCGCCGGAGATGAATTGCTCGCAGAGGTCCGTGAACGCGCGGCCCGGCATATCGAGATCATGCCCGCATTCAGCGAATGCGGCGCGGACCTCGTCGGCCTGGACGCCCCGGATGCCCGGGAACCTGTTCTCCCCAAGCCTTCGAAGGAACGGCCCAACGTGGCGGTGGTCAGCTCCACCGGCATGGATGTGGACCTGCACCTGGGCCACGCCGTCAAGGCCATGGTCTACGGGCCTCGCGGCGACGGCCTGGCCTGTCTCCTGGGCGTCCGCGATCTTCCGGAACCGGGTTCCGGAAACGGGCGTTGGGAGTCTTTGGCGGACATCTTGAGCGATTGTTTCGTCCTCCTCGCCGCATCGGCCGGAGAAAACCCCCGGCGCGTCCTGAGCGCCAAAGGGTTGTCCGTGCTGGTCACCGACGGCGAAATCGAGGGGACAGTGGACGCGCTCTTCGGCGGCGGGGAAAAAGGCAAGAAAAACAAGCGTCAATAA
- a CDS encoding (2Fe-2S) ferredoxin domain-containing protein, producing MAIPERMIICCQSFRAAGDPKGICHKQTDGFLQYVEEEILDRGLDALVVGSTCLKQCESGPMMVIQPENWWFKGVDSEEAIDAILDGLEDGEPAAEYLAS from the coding sequence ATGGCTATCCCCGAGAGAATGATAATCTGTTGCCAGTCCTTCCGTGCGGCGGGCGATCCCAAGGGCATCTGCCACAAGCAGACCGACGGGTTCCTGCAATACGTGGAGGAGGAAATTCTTGATCGCGGCCTGGACGCGCTGGTGGTGGGTTCCACCTGCCTCAAGCAGTGCGAGTCCGGGCCCATGATGGTCATCCAGCCCGAGAACTGGTGGTTCAAGGGCGTGGATTCCGAAGAGGCGATCGACGCAATTCTGGACGGCCTGGAAGACGGCGAGCCCGCCGCCGAATACCTGGCCTCCTAG
- the nifE gene encoding nitrogenase iron-molybdenum cofactor biosynthesis protein NifE, translating to MSTISSTLLEERKDQIHRTGEGAIDIACNRESLAGAVSQRACVFCGSRVVLYPIADALHLVHGPIGCAVYTWDIRGSLSSGPELHRLSFSTDLQETDVIFGGEKKLEAALDELIDRHSPKAAFVYSTCIVGLIGDDLEAVCRKMAEKKGIPVLPVMSEGFKGNKRAGYLAACNAMFRLVGTGDTTDISPVSINIFGDFNLAGEIWIIREYFERMGVQVVANVTGDGRVADIGRCHSAALNLVQCSGATQDLAKMLEEKYGTPFKRVSYLGIEDMAESLYKVADFFKDRDPGIVERTQTLVRDELSRLMPELARYRRDLEGKKVAMYVGGSFKAFSLVKAFRHLGMKVVMVGSQTGTSEDYAELAEITDPGTVIIDDANPLELSHFIKEKDVDVFVGGVKERPIAFKLGVGFCDHNHERKEALEGFSGMLNFAREIHSSVMSPVWRFVPRRAGRAEAVRKEAVNE from the coding sequence ATGAGTACGATCAGCTCGACTCTTCTCGAAGAGAGAAAGGACCAGATACACCGGACCGGCGAAGGGGCCATCGACATCGCCTGCAACCGCGAATCCCTGGCGGGCGCGGTCAGCCAGCGCGCCTGCGTGTTCTGCGGCTCGCGCGTGGTCCTCTATCCCATCGCCGACGCCCTGCACCTGGTGCACGGCCCCATCGGCTGCGCGGTATACACCTGGGACATCCGCGGTTCCCTGTCCAGCGGTCCCGAACTCCATCGCCTGTCCTTTTCAACCGATCTCCAGGAGACCGACGTCATCTTCGGCGGCGAGAAGAAACTCGAAGCCGCTCTGGACGAGCTCATCGACCGCCATTCCCCCAAGGCCGCTTTCGTTTATTCCACTTGCATCGTGGGGCTCATCGGCGACGATCTGGAAGCGGTCTGCCGCAAGATGGCCGAGAAAAAGGGCATCCCGGTGCTGCCGGTCATGTCCGAGGGGTTCAAGGGCAACAAGCGGGCCGGATACCTGGCCGCGTGCAATGCCATGTTCAGGCTCGTCGGCACGGGCGACACTACCGACATATCGCCTGTTTCCATCAATATTTTCGGTGACTTCAACCTGGCCGGAGAAATCTGGATCATCCGCGAGTACTTCGAGAGGATGGGCGTCCAGGTGGTGGCCAACGTGACCGGCGACGGCCGCGTGGCCGATATCGGCCGGTGTCACAGCGCGGCCCTGAACCTGGTTCAGTGTTCCGGGGCCACCCAGGATCTGGCTAAGATGCTGGAAGAGAAATACGGCACGCCGTTCAAGCGCGTTTCCTACCTCGGCATCGAGGACATGGCCGAATCCCTTTACAAGGTAGCCGACTTCTTCAAGGACAGGGACCCCGGGATCGTGGAGAGGACGCAGACCCTGGTCCGCGACGAGCTGAGCAGGCTCATGCCCGAGCTGGCCCGCTATCGCAGGGACCTGGAGGGCAAGAAGGTCGCCATGTACGTGGGCGGTTCCTTCAAGGCGTTCTCCCTGGTCAAGGCCTTCCGGCACCTGGGCATGAAGGTCGTGATGGTCGGCTCCCAGACCGGCACCAGTGAGGACTACGCGGAGCTTGCCGAGATCACCGATCCCGGCACGGTCATCATCGACGACGCCAACCCGCTGGAACTGTCCCATTTCATCAAGGAAAAGGACGTGGACGTGTTCGTGGGCGGGGTCAAGGAACGGCCCATCGCCTTCAAGCTCGGCGTGGGGTTCTGCGATCACAACCACGAGCGCAAGGAAGCCCTGGAGGGATTCAGCGGGATGCTCAATTTCGCCCGGGAAATCCATTCATCCGTCATGTCCCCGGTCTGGCGGTTCGTCCCCCGGCGCGCCGGACGGGCGGAGGCAGTCCGCAAGGAGGCAGTCAATGAGTAA
- a CDS encoding nitrogenase component 1, producing the protein MSKVKAARPNFVSTTNACKLCTPLGASLAFRGVEGAIPFLHGSQGCATYMRRYIISHFREPVDIASSALGEKNAIYGGGPNLKKGILNVMKKYEPQLIGVATTCLTETIGDDVPMYFNEFYKEFGDLDLPELVRVSTPSYNGTHTDGWHGAVRSLVEQLCLEKAAPTGRVNILPNMVSCEDVRHLRDICDHFGIGATILPDISETLDGPALEDYVKIPEGGTPIRDIKAMSGAEATIEFGRCLPARTGGSSLEERFGVPNHRLGLPMGLRESDRFFEALEDISGTPLPRRYELERGRLVDAYVDGHKYVFGKRAVVYGEEDLVVGLCAFLSEIGVDVVLAGTGSRGKGLEEAVARVTDGVARVAPEVREGVDFHDIAAEAGELAPDLLVGHSKGYRYAKEWGVPLVRVGFPIHDRFGGQRIRTVGYGGAQALFDRVVNAVIGKKQSDSSIGYGYI; encoded by the coding sequence ATGAGTAAGGTCAAGGCTGCAAGGCCCAATTTCGTCTCCACCACCAACGCCTGCAAGCTGTGCACCCCGCTCGGAGCCTCCCTGGCATTCCGGGGCGTGGAGGGGGCCATCCCTTTCCTGCATGGCTCGCAGGGGTGCGCCACCTACATGCGCCGTTACATCATCTCCCATTTCCGCGAGCCGGTGGACATCGCCTCTTCGGCCTTGGGCGAGAAGAACGCCATCTATGGCGGCGGTCCGAATCTCAAGAAGGGCATCCTCAACGTCATGAAGAAGTACGAGCCGCAGCTCATCGGGGTGGCCACCACCTGCCTGACCGAGACCATCGGCGACGACGTTCCCATGTATTTCAATGAATTCTACAAGGAATTCGGAGACCTTGATCTTCCCGAATTGGTCCGGGTCTCGACCCCCAGCTACAACGGCACCCATACCGACGGCTGGCACGGCGCGGTCCGTTCCCTGGTGGAGCAGCTTTGCCTGGAAAAGGCGGCTCCAACCGGCCGGGTGAACATCCTGCCGAACATGGTTTCCTGCGAGGACGTGCGTCACCTGCGGGACATCTGCGACCACTTCGGCATCGGAGCCACCATCCTTCCGGACATATCCGAGACCTTGGATGGCCCGGCACTGGAGGACTACGTCAAGATCCCCGAGGGCGGCACGCCCATCAGGGACATCAAGGCCATGAGCGGGGCCGAGGCGACCATTGAGTTCGGCCGTTGCCTGCCCGCACGAACCGGCGGTTCCAGCCTGGAGGAGCGGTTCGGCGTGCCGAATCACCGTCTGGGCCTGCCCATGGGACTGCGCGAGTCGGACCGCTTTTTCGAGGCGTTGGAGGATATCTCCGGCACGCCCCTACCGCGCCGCTACGAGTTGGAGCGCGGCCGGTTGGTGGACGCCTACGTGGACGGCCACAAGTACGTCTTCGGCAAGCGCGCCGTAGTCTACGGCGAGGAGGATCTGGTGGTCGGCCTGTGCGCCTTCCTGTCCGAGATCGGCGTGGACGTGGTCCTGGCCGGGACCGGTTCGCGCGGCAAGGGGCTGGAAGAAGCCGTGGCCCGCGTCACCGACGGCGTGGCCCGGGTGGCTCCCGAGGTCCGCGAGGGCGTGGACTTCCACGATATCGCCGCCGAGGCGGGCGAACTCGCCCCGGATCTGCTCGTGGGCCATTCCAAGGGCTACCGTTACGCCAAGGAATGGGGCGTGCCGCTGGTGCGGGTGGGGTTCCCCATTCATGACCGGTTCGGCGGACAGCGTATCCGGACCGTCGGTTACGGGGGCGCCCAGGCTTTGTTCGATCGCGTGGTCAACGCGGTCATCGGCAAGAAGCAGTCGGACAGTAGCATCGGCTACGGTTACATATAG
- a CDS encoding radical SAM protein has translation MSAKDTTRHPCFNKDSAGSCGRVHLPVAPKCNIQCNYCNRKYDCVNESRPGVTSGVLKPFQAAEYMDKVLEKEPRITVAGIAGPGDPFANAADTLETMRLLNERHPELLFCLSSNGMGILPYLDDIAELGVSHVTITISAVDPAIGAEIYAWVKDGNVVYRGEKGAAILLDRQLAAIKGLKERGITVKVNSIVIPGVNDHHIVEVAKVCASLGADIQNMIPLKPTADTPFAHIPEPGRETVLPLRKEAEVHIKQMTHCKRCRADAVGLLGNDQSASLCGTLQACSRLKPLEAKMARPYVAVATREGLLVNQHLGEAAAFQIWGESESGGFRLVEERQAPQAGCGPKRWAELAAVLKDCRAVLCAAVGETPRMLLEEHGVGCHAVDGFIEDALRYVFEGGDINALKVRRSGIGSGCAGGGAGCG, from the coding sequence ATGAGCGCCAAGGACACCACCAGGCATCCCTGTTTCAATAAGGACAGCGCCGGAAGCTGCGGCCGCGTGCATCTGCCCGTGGCACCCAAGTGCAATATCCAGTGCAATTACTGCAATCGGAAATACGACTGTGTGAACGAGTCCCGTCCCGGCGTGACCAGCGGTGTGCTCAAGCCGTTCCAGGCCGCGGAATACATGGACAAGGTCCTGGAGAAGGAGCCGCGCATCACCGTTGCGGGCATCGCCGGTCCCGGCGATCCCTTCGCCAACGCCGCCGACACCCTGGAGACCATGCGCCTGCTGAACGAGCGCCATCCCGAGCTGCTTTTCTGCCTGTCCTCCAACGGCATGGGCATCCTGCCGTATCTGGACGACATCGCCGAGCTGGGCGTCTCCCACGTGACCATCACCATCTCGGCCGTGGACCCGGCCATAGGGGCGGAAATCTACGCCTGGGTCAAGGACGGCAATGTGGTCTATCGGGGAGAGAAGGGCGCGGCCATTCTTCTGGACCGCCAACTTGCGGCCATCAAGGGCCTCAAGGAGCGCGGCATTACCGTCAAGGTCAATTCCATCGTCATCCCCGGCGTCAACGATCATCATATCGTCGAGGTGGCCAAGGTATGCGCCTCGCTCGGGGCCGACATTCAGAACATGATCCCGCTCAAGCCGACGGCCGACACCCCGTTCGCGCACATTCCGGAACCGGGCCGCGAGACCGTCCTGCCCCTGCGCAAGGAGGCCGAGGTCCATATCAAGCAGATGACCCACTGCAAGCGGTGTCGCGCCGACGCCGTGGGGCTGCTCGGCAACGATCAGTCCGCGTCGCTGTGCGGCACGCTTCAGGCGTGTTCCCGGCTCAAGCCGCTGGAGGCGAAGATGGCCCGCCCGTATGTTGCCGTGGCCACCCGCGAGGGGCTGCTAGTCAACCAGCATTTGGGCGAGGCGGCGGCTTTCCAGATCTGGGGCGAGTCCGAGTCCGGCGGCTTCCGGCTCGTCGAGGAGCGCCAGGCCCCGCAGGCGGGATGCGGCCCCAAACGATGGGCTGAGCTCGCCGCCGTGCTCAAGGACTGCCGGGCGGTGCTGTGCGCCGCCGTGGGCGAGACCCCGCGTATGCTCCTTGAGGAGCACGGCGTCGGGTGCCACGCCGTGGACGGCTTCATCGAGGACGCCCTGCGCTACGTTTTCGAGGGCGGCGACATCAACGCGCTGAAAGTGCGCCGGAGCGGCATCGGCTCGGGGTGCGCCGGAGGCGGCGCGGGGTGCGGGTAG
- a CDS encoding sigma 54-interacting transcriptional regulator, producing MHVSVHGLKLSALQTICQVIDQTIELQTALDGVLKILSEQLAMQRATVTLFDPETGQLSINASYGLTAEEKRRGVYRLDEGVTGRIFQTGEPYYVPDIDNEPLFLDKTGSRRVKRGMISFIGVPILLHGDPIGVLNVDRLFEDEIGFEEDVDFLKVVATLISQFLSLNEKIMAREAALKRENTSLKYQISKNTKGPYIVGQSSAMVEVQRQMEKVSPTRATVLLLGESGVGKTLIARIIHELSERKGNPFIKVNCASIPGTLLESELFGHEKGAFTGASATRPGRFEEADTGTIFLDEIGELPMELQAKLLRVLQDKELERLGSSRTRTVDVRILAATNRDLGHLVERGRFRLDLYYRLNVFPIRVPALRERKEDITGLLNHFLRKMAENYGRSIHLTSTALDALIRYDWPGNVREMQNLIERLVIMSEEDRISLEFLKSYLAPAQSAAVQEVIPVSGDVPRHTSLREFERNEVMAALERNGWVQYKAAEALGLSARQMGYRVKKYGLESMIAEGRAKLRRIKESQT from the coding sequence ATGCATGTGAGCGTCCACGGATTGAAACTGTCGGCCCTGCAGACCATCTGCCAGGTCATCGACCAGACCATCGAACTGCAGACGGCATTGGACGGCGTTTTGAAAATCCTGTCCGAACAGTTGGCCATGCAGCGGGCGACAGTCACCCTCTTCGACCCCGAGACGGGTCAGTTGTCCATCAACGCCTCCTACGGACTGACGGCCGAGGAGAAGCGGCGCGGCGTGTACCGCCTGGACGAGGGCGTCACCGGACGCATATTCCAGACCGGCGAACCATATTACGTTCCCGACATCGACAACGAGCCGCTCTTCCTGGACAAGACCGGGTCGCGCCGGGTCAAGCGCGGCATGATCTCCTTCATCGGCGTGCCGATCCTCCTGCACGGCGACCCCATCGGCGTGCTCAACGTGGACCGTCTCTTCGAGGACGAAATCGGTTTCGAGGAGGACGTCGATTTTCTCAAGGTGGTGGCCACGCTCATCAGCCAGTTCCTCAGCCTGAACGAAAAGATCATGGCCCGCGAAGCCGCCCTGAAACGGGAGAACACCTCCCTCAAGTACCAGATTTCCAAGAACACCAAGGGACCGTACATCGTGGGCCAGAGCTCGGCCATGGTCGAAGTCCAGCGCCAGATGGAGAAGGTATCCCCCACCAGGGCCACGGTGTTGCTGCTGGGCGAATCCGGCGTGGGCAAGACGCTCATCGCCCGCATCATCCACGAGCTGTCCGAACGCAAGGGCAACCCGTTCATCAAGGTCAATTGCGCTTCGATCCCGGGCACCCTCCTGGAATCCGAACTTTTCGGCCACGAGAAAGGAGCCTTCACAGGTGCCTCGGCCACCCGGCCCGGCCGGTTCGAGGAAGCGGACACCGGAACCATATTCCTGGACGAAATCGGCGAACTGCCCATGGAGCTCCAGGCCAAACTCCTGCGCGTGCTCCAGGACAAGGAGCTGGAACGGCTCGGGTCCAGCCGGACCCGAACGGTCGACGTGCGCATCCTCGCTGCCACCAACCGGGACCTCGGCCACCTGGTGGAACGCGGCCGGTTCCGCCTGGACCTGTACTACCGGCTGAACGTCTTCCCCATCCGCGTGCCCGCGCTCAGGGAGCGCAAGGAGGACATCACCGGGCTGCTCAACCATTTCCTGCGCAAGATGGCCGAAAACTACGGACGGAGCATCCACCTGACCTCAACGGCCCTGGATGCGCTGATCCGCTACGACTGGCCCGGCAACGTGCGCGAGATGCAGAATCTCATCGAACGGCTGGTCATCATGTCCGAGGAAGACCGCATCAGCCTTGAATTTCTCAAATCATACCTCGCACCGGCCCAGTCCGCCGCAGTGCAGGAGGTCATTCCCGTCTCCGGGGACGTTCCTCGCCACACCTCGCTCAGGGAATTCGAACGCAACGAGGTCATGGCCGCCCTGGAACGCAACGGCTGGGTCCAGTACAAGGCGGCCGAAGCTCTCGGCCTGTCAGCACGCCAGATGGGCTACCGGGTCAAGAAATACGGGCTCGAATCCATGATCGCCGAGGGCAGGGCCAAACTCCGGCGCATCAAGGAAAGCCAGACATAA